In a single window of the Paenibacillus sp. MMS20-IR301 genome:
- the trmL gene encoding tRNA (uridine(34)/cytosine(34)/5-carboxymethylaminomethyluridine(34)-2'-O)-methyltransferase TrmL, which yields MALHIVLVEPEIPANTGNIARTCAATGTHLHLVRPLGFRTDDATLKRAGLDYWHAVTIEYHDSFGEVLEKYKEGRFFYATTKADKRYSDFAFQDGDFFVFGKETKGLPAEILEAGKETVMRMPMSSAVRSLNLSNSAAIIVYEALRQLDFPQLF from the coding sequence ATGGCATTGCATATTGTACTGGTGGAGCCGGAAATTCCGGCAAATACCGGCAACATCGCCCGCACCTGTGCGGCAACAGGAACCCATCTTCATCTCGTCCGTCCCCTCGGCTTCCGTACAGATGATGCTACATTGAAGCGTGCAGGACTTGACTACTGGCATGCCGTTACCATTGAGTATCATGATTCCTTCGGGGAAGTACTGGAGAAATATAAGGAAGGACGGTTTTTCTACGCGACTACCAAGGCGGATAAACGGTATAGTGATTTCGCGTTCCAGGATGGTGACTTCTTTGTATTCGGCAAAGAAACCAAAGGCCTGCCGGCAGAAATTCTGGAAGCCGGTAAGGAAACAGTGATGCGTATGCCGATGAGCAGTGCAGTGAGGTCGCTGAATTTGTCCAATTCGGCAGCGATTATCGTCTATGAAGCACTCCGCCAGCTGGATTTTCCACAACTTTTCTAA
- a CDS encoding DUF6273 domain-containing protein: MQIGDVIVFDKYEWRVLEIKNSTALIITEYIIDQRAYHNRSGDVTWAGCELREYLNGAFYDTFSEANRSRIIPVTNKNPDNQWYEANGGADTLDYIYLLSIEETVCHYFGDSSKNLENRSAKQRYWFQRKDENNNKRWSSMGGYIWWWWLRSPGRDNRRAVYIHGDGNIGIQGNGTFRYSSNTLHPSTGNNSGGIRPALWLKI, encoded by the coding sequence ATGCAAATAGGAGATGTAATCGTATTTGACAAATATGAATGGCGAGTGCTTGAAATAAAAAACAGTACAGCTTTGATTATCACCGAATATATTATAGATCAGCGCGCTTACCATAATCGATCTGGTGATGTGACCTGGGCCGGCTGTGAACTGAGAGAATACCTGAACGGTGCATTCTATGATACGTTCAGTGAAGCGAACCGGTCAAGAATTATACCGGTTACGAACAAAAATCCTGACAATCAGTGGTATGAAGCAAATGGCGGAGCAGATACACTGGATTACATATATCTTTTGAGCATTGAAGAAACCGTGTGCCATTACTTCGGCGACAGCAGCAAGAACCTTGAGAACCGCAGCGCCAAGCAACGGTACTGGTTTCAAAGAAAAGATGAAAACAACAATAAGCGATGGTCCTCAATGGGTGGATATATATGGTGGTGGTGGCTCCGGTCGCCCGGGCGTGACAATAGGAGAGCCGTGTATATCCACGGTGACGGCAATATAGGCATTCAGGGAAACGGAACCTTCAGGTACAGCAGCAACACGCTTCACCCTTCAACAGGTAATAATAGCGGCGGCATTCGTCCTGCGCTGTGGCTGAAGATATAA
- the serC gene encoding 3-phosphoserine/phosphohydroxythreonine transaminase — translation MLSKRAYNFNAGPAALPLTVLERAQAEFVEFRESGMSIMEMSHRGAIYESVHNEAQERLLSLLGNPQGYKVLFIQGGASTQFAMVPMNLISAGQVGSYVMTGSWADKALKEAKLTGGGHVAASSEDKKFLAIPELSSIQAADNAAYLHITSNETIEGTQYAEYPDAGAIPLIADMSSDILSRSFDVNKFGLIYAGAQKNLGPSGVTVVIAKEELISSSPANIPTILRYDTHYKNNSLYNTPPSFSVYMVNEVLKWIEEQGGLAGTEAKNRDKAGLLYDYIDNSDGFYRGVAEEGSRSIMNVTFRMQSEELEKQFIKASEAEGFVGLKGHRSVGGLRASIYNAVTHESVKALADFMKHFQQTQG, via the coding sequence ATTTTGAGCAAGAGAGCATACAATTTTAATGCCGGTCCGGCAGCATTGCCGCTTACCGTATTGGAACGCGCACAAGCGGAGTTTGTAGAATTCCGGGAAAGCGGAATGTCTATCATGGAGATGTCGCACCGCGGAGCCATATACGAATCTGTGCATAACGAAGCTCAGGAACGCCTGCTTTCGCTCCTCGGCAATCCCCAGGGCTATAAGGTATTGTTCATTCAGGGCGGTGCGAGCACACAGTTCGCCATGGTTCCGATGAACCTGATCTCTGCCGGCCAGGTGGGCAGCTATGTAATGACAGGAAGCTGGGCTGATAAAGCGCTCAAGGAAGCCAAGCTGACAGGCGGCGGCCATGTTGCCGCATCGTCAGAGGATAAGAAGTTCCTGGCTATTCCTGAACTTAGCAGCATCCAGGCAGCAGACAATGCTGCTTACCTGCATATCACCTCGAACGAAACGATTGAAGGTACACAATATGCGGAGTATCCGGATGCCGGAGCGATTCCGCTGATTGCAGATATGTCCAGTGACATTCTGAGCCGTTCCTTCGACGTTAATAAGTTTGGTCTGATTTATGCCGGTGCCCAGAAGAATCTCGGTCCTTCCGGTGTTACTGTTGTGATTGCCAAGGAAGAGCTGATTTCCAGTTCCCCGGCGAATATTCCGACGATTCTGCGGTATGATACCCATTACAAGAATAATTCGCTCTACAATACGCCGCCATCCTTCTCTGTATATATGGTGAATGAAGTGTTAAAATGGATTGAGGAGCAAGGCGGACTTGCCGGCACCGAAGCCAAGAACCGTGATAAAGCGGGTCTCCTCTACGATTATATTGACAACAGTGACGGCTTCTACCGCGGAGTTGCGGAAGAGGGCAGCCGTTCCATAATGAATGTAACGTTCCGGATGCAATCGGAGGAGCTGGAGAAGCAGTTCATCAAAGCTTCCGAAGCGGAAGGTTTCGTCGGCCTGAAGGGCCACCGCAGCGTGGGCGGGCTCCGTGCCTCGATTTACAACGCGGTTACGCACGAGAGCGTTAAGGCACTCGCTGACTTCATGAAGCATTTCCAGCAAACCCAAGGTTAA
- a CDS encoding AbrB/MazE/SpoVT family DNA-binding domain-containing protein, which yields MKPAGVVRKVDQLGRIVLPKSLRKRYQMNEGDPVEILVQGDHIILERYRPKCVFCGSMEGVSEYKDRYICADCLSEMTQLPRHA from the coding sequence ATGAAACCTGCTGGCGTTGTACGTAAAGTAGATCAGCTGGGTAGAATTGTTCTGCCTAAGTCCCTGCGTAAAAGATACCAAATGAACGAGGGAGACCCTGTAGAAATTCTGGTTCAGGGCGACCACATTATTCTGGAGCGCTACCGTCCGAAATGTGTATTCTGCGGATCGATGGAAGGCGTAAGCGAATATAAAGACCGTTATATTTGTGCAGACTGCCTTTCAGAAATGACACAGTTGCCAAGACACGCTTAA
- a CDS encoding GH36-type glycosyl hydrolase domain-containing protein, whose product MNHTKKPGWSFTGNNGDFRLEQPDRSSFLYFPLVNEGGMMSSVSPKLHGQVTSGHNTFLTPPISVEDLHNSRASRNFWVYAKGKGAWSAAGNSARQNAAIYGESADEAVLEAGLLWHKVTRESKELGVKAEVTSFVPCGNDKVELMKVVLTNSGPEELTLTPTAAVPLYARSADDLRDHRHVTSLLNRIYTSAYGVEVQPALSFDERGHRINHTSYGVFGAAEGGAKPAGLFPVQEEFIGEGGSLDWPEAVVLNLEAQIGEGGGVHREGYEALGGLRFATVTLAPGQSGSYVIVLAIENDRIDVEALMAKYGSVTAFDGLLEENKSFWTEKVNTVEFHTGDHAADEWMKWVTLQPVLRRLYGNSFLPYHDYGRGGRGWRDLWQDCLALLIMEPADVRSLLLNNYAGVRIDGSNATIIGQQPGEFIADRNNIPRVWMDHGAWPFLTTMLYLDQSGDLDFLLQEQTYFRDSFMSRCKQRDSSWEPGAGNTLRTRAGEVYTGTILEHILLQNLVPFFNVGEHNNILLEGADWNDGLDMAAQRGESVTFTAFYASNLLDLSRLLITLQERTGADTLELAEEMVLLLDSLGESVEYESVAAKHEQLERFYSAAPNQVSGVRAVLKLEQVADDLARKAEWIFAHLRRNEWVESAEGGGWFNGYYNNDSERVEGEFAAGTRMTLTGQVFPLLGHAAAPEQVPAIISAVERNLFDERIGYRLNSSFGGIQQNLGRAFGFAFGHKENGAMFSHMTVMYGNALYKRGYVKEGRKVLDSLYSLSADFEVSRMYPGIPEYINEQGRGMYTYLTGSASWLLLTMVTEVFGVKGKLGDLLLQPKLVAEQFDAERRASIKTIFAGRQLKVVYTASGSAEFGEYQIHAVRLNGSEVTLQRVSEGVLIPRSAMTALPEGEIHLLEVELA is encoded by the coding sequence GTGAATCATACAAAGAAGCCAGGCTGGAGCTTTACCGGAAATAACGGAGATTTCAGGCTGGAGCAGCCGGACCGGAGCAGTTTTTTATATTTTCCGCTGGTGAATGAGGGGGGCATGATGTCTTCGGTCAGCCCGAAGCTGCATGGTCAGGTTACTTCAGGCCATAATACCTTTCTTACACCGCCGATTTCAGTCGAGGATCTGCACAACTCGCGGGCATCACGTAATTTTTGGGTATATGCGAAGGGCAAGGGCGCGTGGTCGGCTGCAGGGAATTCTGCCCGGCAGAATGCGGCAATCTATGGGGAGTCTGCAGATGAAGCTGTCCTGGAAGCCGGATTATTATGGCATAAAGTGACGCGTGAAAGTAAAGAGCTGGGAGTAAAGGCGGAGGTCACCAGCTTCGTACCTTGCGGAAATGATAAGGTAGAGCTGATGAAGGTTGTGCTGACCAACAGCGGACCGGAAGAGCTTACCCTGACACCAACGGCGGCGGTTCCGCTCTATGCCCGCTCGGCAGATGATCTGCGGGATCACCGGCATGTGACTTCGCTGCTTAACCGGATCTATACTTCCGCTTATGGAGTAGAAGTGCAGCCGGCGCTTTCGTTTGATGAACGCGGGCACCGGATTAATCACACCTCATATGGAGTGTTTGGCGCAGCAGAAGGCGGAGCTAAGCCTGCCGGCTTGTTCCCGGTTCAGGAGGAATTTATCGGTGAAGGCGGAAGCCTGGACTGGCCGGAAGCAGTTGTACTTAATCTGGAAGCACAGATTGGTGAAGGCGGCGGTGTACATAGAGAGGGCTATGAAGCGCTGGGCGGACTGCGTTTCGCTACAGTTACACTGGCTCCGGGACAAAGCGGCTCATATGTAATTGTGCTGGCTATTGAGAATGACCGGATTGATGTGGAAGCTCTAATGGCTAAATATGGTTCAGTAACCGCTTTTGACGGGCTGCTGGAGGAGAACAAAAGCTTCTGGACGGAAAAAGTGAATACGGTGGAATTCCATACCGGAGATCATGCAGCTGACGAATGGATGAAATGGGTCACACTGCAGCCGGTGCTGCGCAGATTATACGGCAACTCCTTCCTGCCTTATCATGACTATGGCAGAGGCGGACGGGGCTGGCGTGATCTCTGGCAGGATTGCCTTGCCCTCCTGATTATGGAGCCTGCAGATGTTCGCAGCCTGCTGCTGAACAACTATGCCGGTGTCCGGATTGACGGAAGCAATGCAACCATAATCGGACAGCAGCCGGGAGAGTTCATCGCAGACCGGAACAATATTCCGCGCGTCTGGATGGATCACGGCGCCTGGCCGTTTCTTACAACCATGCTGTATTTGGATCAGAGCGGTGATCTGGACTTCCTGCTGCAGGAGCAGACGTACTTCCGCGACAGCTTCATGAGCCGCTGCAAGCAGCGGGACTCATCCTGGGAGCCGGGGGCAGGCAACACGCTGCGGACCCGTGCGGGTGAAGTCTATACAGGAACCATTCTGGAGCATATCCTGCTGCAGAATCTGGTACCCTTCTTCAATGTGGGTGAGCATAACAACATTCTGCTTGAAGGAGCAGACTGGAACGACGGCCTGGATATGGCTGCCCAGCGCGGGGAAAGTGTAACCTTTACCGCTTTCTATGCAAGCAATCTCCTGGACCTTTCCCGGCTGCTGATTACGCTTCAGGAACGCACCGGGGCAGATACACTGGAGCTGGCCGAAGAAATGGTGCTGCTGCTTGATTCATTAGGCGAATCCGTTGAGTATGAATCTGTGGCTGCCAAACATGAGCAGCTGGAACGCTTCTATAGCGCTGCACCGAATCAGGTGAGCGGAGTCCGCGCTGTATTGAAGCTGGAGCAGGTTGCAGACGACCTGGCCCGCAAAGCAGAATGGATCTTCGCCCATCTGCGCCGGAATGAGTGGGTGGAGAGTGCAGAGGGCGGCGGCTGGTTCAACGGTTACTACAATAATGACAGCGAACGTGTAGAGGGTGAATTCGCTGCAGGCACCCGCATGACACTGACCGGCCAGGTATTCCCGCTGCTCGGGCACGCCGCTGCTCCGGAGCAGGTGCCGGCGATTATCTCAGCTGTGGAACGGAACCTGTTCGATGAGCGGATCGGCTACCGGCTGAACAGCAGCTTCGGCGGCATTCAGCAGAATCTGGGCCGGGCATTCGGCTTTGCCTTCGGCCACAAAGAGAACGGGGCGATGTTCAGCCATATGACCGTTATGTACGGCAATGCGCTGTATAAGCGGGGTTATGTTAAAGAGGGCCGCAAGGTGCTTGATTCATTGTACAGCCTCAGCGCGGACTTTGAGGTCAGCCGGATGTATCCCGGCATTCCGGAGTACATTAATGAGCAGGGCAGAGGGATGTATACTTATCTGACCGGCTCCGCAAGCTGGCTGCTGCTGACGATGGTTACCGAGGTATTCGGGGTCAAAGGAAAGCTAGGTGACCTGCTGCTGCAGCCGAAGCTGGTTGCAGAGCAGTTCGATGCGGAAAGAAGAGCGTCCATTAAAACGATCTTCGCCGGACGGCAGCTGAAAGTCGTCTATACGGCTTCAGGAAGCGCGGAGTTCGGGGAGTACCAAATACACGCTGTGAGGCTGAACGGCTCTGAGGTAACGCTTCAGCGCGTCTCAGAGGGTGTTCTGATTCCGCGCAGCGCAATGACCGCTCTTCCGGAGGGCGAAATCCATCTTCTTGAGGTGGAGCTGGCCTAA